One region of Pleuronectes platessa chromosome 18, fPlePla1.1, whole genome shotgun sequence genomic DNA includes:
- the vps52 gene encoding vacuolar protein sorting-associated protein 52 homolog isoform X1 codes for MMAEEAAAAEVNSAGSSTQLALDQLQDEKTDGDMANLNLGELDLTTDEYILDEVDIHIQANLEDDLVKEALKTGVDLRQYSKQVEAELQRIEQASIKDYIKESQNIALLHNQITACDSILERMEGMLSGFQSDLSSISSEIQTLQQQSVSMNVRLKNRQAVRSHLSQLVDELVVPGAMISTILESPVTEQEFLEQLHELNNKINFAKELSFRETLACSDIQDIVDRLKLKAVSKIREFILQKIYSFRKPMTNYQIPQNTLLKYRFFYQFLLANERTVAKEIRDEYVDTMSKIYFSYFKSYSGRLLKVQYEEVADKDDLMGVEDTAKKGFFSKPSLKSRNTIFTVGQRGAILSPGELEGPILVPHTAQRGDSRYPYETLFRSQHYALLDNGCREFLFLSDFFMVTGNSALDLFNSIMGKTLSSFLKSMSTYVSDCYDSIAVFLCIHIILRFRAITAKRSIPALDKYWEAVLELLWPRFELILEMNIHSIRNTDPQKLGVLDTRPHYITRRYAEFSSAIVSINQTFPNERTHTLLGQLQVEVENFVLKMAAEFPSRRDQLIFLINNYDMMLGVLMERAADDSKEVEGFQQLLLARTQEFIEEILSPPFGGMISFVKEAEGLMEKGQLDRLKNEEARITQLVRGFSSSWKQSVESMSQDVMRSFTNFKNGTSIIQGALTQLIQYYHGFHKVLNQSTFRSLAARSELINLHHLMVEVKKHKPNF; via the exons aTGATGGcggaggaagcagcagcagctgaggtgAACTCAGCAGGAAGCTCAACACAGCTGGCTCTGGATCAGTTACAGGACGAG aaGACGGACGGAGACATGGCCAACCTGAACCTGGGAGAACTGGACCTCACCACTGACGAGTACATCCTGGATGAAGTGGACA TTCACATCCAGGCCAACCTGGAGGACGACCTGGTGAAGGAGGCGCTCAAAACG GGCGTCGACCTGCGGCAGTACTCCAAACAGGTGGAGGCGGAGCTACAGAGGATCGAGCAGGCGTCCATCAAAGACT ACATCAAGGAGAGTCAGAACATCGCTCTGCTGCACAACCAGATCACCGCCTGCGACTCCATACTGGAG CGCATGGAGGGCATGCTGAGCGGCTTCCAGAGCGACCTGTCGTCCATCAGCAGTGAGATCCAGACGCTGCAGCAGCAGTCCGTCAGCATGAACGTGCGTCTGAAGAACCGGCAGGCGGTGCGCAGCCACCTCAGCCAGCTGGTGGACGAGCTGGTGGTGCCGGGGGCCATGATCTC CACCATCCTGGAGAGCCCGGTGACGGAGCAGGAGTTCCTGGAGCAGCTTCACGAGCTCAACAACAAGATCAACTTTGCCAAAGAGCTGAGCTTCAGGGAGACGCTGGCCTGCTCCGACATCCAGGACATCGTGGACCGCCTGAAGCTCAAG GCCGTGTCCAAGATCCGAGAGTTCATCCTTCAGAAGATCTACTCCTTCAGGAAGCCGATGACCAACTACCAGATACCACAGAACACGCTGCTGAAGTACAG GTTTTTCTATCAATTCCTTTTGGCCAATGAGAGGACGGTGGCCAAGGAGATCCGAGACGAGTACGTGGACACGATGAGTAAAATCTACTTCAGCTACTTCAAGTCGTACAGCGGCAGGTTGCTCAAAGTGCAG TACGAGGAGGTGGCCGACAAAGACGACCTGATGGGGGTGGAAGACACGGCCAAGAAAG gcttcTTCTCCAAACCGTCTCTGAAGAGCAGGAACACCATCTTCACTGTGGGCCAGCGGGGGGCGATCCTGAGCCCCGGAGAGCTGGAGGGGCCCATCCTGGTGCCTCACACGGCCCAGAGGGGAGACAGcagg TATCCCTACGAGACGCTGTTCCGCAGTCAGCACTACGCGCTGCTGGACAACGGCTGCAGAGAGTTCCTCTTCCTGTCCGACTTCTTCATGGTCACAGGAAACTCCGCCCTCGACCTGTTCAACAGCATCATGGGAAAAACCCTCAGCAGCTTCCTG AAGAGCATGTCCACCTACGTGTCCGACTGCTACGACAGCATCGCCGTCTTCCTGTGCATCCACATCATCCTGAGGTTCAGAGCCATCACCGCCAAGAGGAGCATCCCCGCCCTCGACAA gTACTGGGAGGCcgtgctggagctgctgtggcCGCGGTTCGAGCTGATTCTGGAGATGAACATTCACAGCATCAGAAACACAGACCCTCAGAAACTGGGAGTGTTGGACACCAGACCACACTac ATCACTCGTCGTTACGCAGAGTTCTCGTCAGCGATCGTCAGTATCAACCAGACGTTTCCCAACGAGcgaacacacactctgctgggaCAGctgcag gtggaggtggagaactTTGTGCTGAAGATGGCGGCAGAGTTTCCCTCCAGAAGAGACcagctcatcttcctcatcaacAACTACGACATGATGCTGGGCGTCCTCATG GAGAGGGCGGCAGACGACAGTAAAGAGGTGGAAGGTTTCCAGCAGCTGCTTCTGGCCAGAACTCAG GAGTTCATCGAGGAGATCTTGTCCCCCCCCTTCGGAGGGATGATCTCCTTCGTGAAGGAGGCCGAGGGGCTGATGGAGAAAGGGCAGCTCGACCGCCTGAAGAACGAGGAAG ctcggATCACTCAGCTCGTCCGGGGGTTCTCCAGCTCGTGGAAACAGTCGGTGGAGTCGATGAGTCAAGACGTCATGAGGTCGTTCACCAACTTCAAAAACGGAACCAGCATCATACAG GGCGCTCTGACGCAGCTGATCCAGTACTACCACGGCTTCCACAAGGTCCTGAACCAGTCCACGTTCCGCAGCCTGGCCGCGCGCTCGGAGCTCATCAACCTGCACCACCTCATGGTCGAGGTGAAGAAGCACAAACCCAACTTCTAA
- the vps52 gene encoding vacuolar protein sorting-associated protein 52 homolog isoform X3, translated as MSPGSILCPAPHVKLCEDSSSLRDLDSFCFWKGVDLRQYSKQVEAELQRIEQASIKDYIKESQNIALLHNQITACDSILERMEGMLSGFQSDLSSISSEIQTLQQQSVSMNVRLKNRQAVRSHLSQLVDELVVPGAMISTILESPVTEQEFLEQLHELNNKINFAKELSFRETLACSDIQDIVDRLKLKAVSKIREFILQKIYSFRKPMTNYQIPQNTLLKYRFFYQFLLANERTVAKEIRDEYVDTMSKIYFSYFKSYSGRLLKVQYEEVADKDDLMGVEDTAKKGFFSKPSLKSRNTIFTVGQRGAILSPGELEGPILVPHTAQRGDSRYPYETLFRSQHYALLDNGCREFLFLSDFFMVTGNSALDLFNSIMGKTLSSFLKSMSTYVSDCYDSIAVFLCIHIILRFRAITAKRSIPALDKYWEAVLELLWPRFELILEMNIHSIRNTDPQKLGVLDTRPHYITRRYAEFSSAIVSINQTFPNERTHTLLGQLQVEVENFVLKMAAEFPSRRDQLIFLINNYDMMLGVLMERAADDSKEVEGFQQLLLARTQEFIEEILSPPFGGMISFVKEAEGLMEKGQLDRLKNEEARITQLVRGFSSSWKQSVESMSQDVMRSFTNFKNGTSIIQGALTQLIQYYHGFHKVLNQSTFRSLAARSELINLHHLMVEVKKHKPNF; from the exons ATGTCTCCAGGTTCCATCCTGTGTCCAGCTCctcatgtcaaactgtgtgaaGACTCGTCCTCTCTCAGGGACCTGGACTCCTTCTGCTTCTGGAAG GGCGTCGACCTGCGGCAGTACTCCAAACAGGTGGAGGCGGAGCTACAGAGGATCGAGCAGGCGTCCATCAAAGACT ACATCAAGGAGAGTCAGAACATCGCTCTGCTGCACAACCAGATCACCGCCTGCGACTCCATACTGGAG CGCATGGAGGGCATGCTGAGCGGCTTCCAGAGCGACCTGTCGTCCATCAGCAGTGAGATCCAGACGCTGCAGCAGCAGTCCGTCAGCATGAACGTGCGTCTGAAGAACCGGCAGGCGGTGCGCAGCCACCTCAGCCAGCTGGTGGACGAGCTGGTGGTGCCGGGGGCCATGATCTC CACCATCCTGGAGAGCCCGGTGACGGAGCAGGAGTTCCTGGAGCAGCTTCACGAGCTCAACAACAAGATCAACTTTGCCAAAGAGCTGAGCTTCAGGGAGACGCTGGCCTGCTCCGACATCCAGGACATCGTGGACCGCCTGAAGCTCAAG GCCGTGTCCAAGATCCGAGAGTTCATCCTTCAGAAGATCTACTCCTTCAGGAAGCCGATGACCAACTACCAGATACCACAGAACACGCTGCTGAAGTACAG GTTTTTCTATCAATTCCTTTTGGCCAATGAGAGGACGGTGGCCAAGGAGATCCGAGACGAGTACGTGGACACGATGAGTAAAATCTACTTCAGCTACTTCAAGTCGTACAGCGGCAGGTTGCTCAAAGTGCAG TACGAGGAGGTGGCCGACAAAGACGACCTGATGGGGGTGGAAGACACGGCCAAGAAAG gcttcTTCTCCAAACCGTCTCTGAAGAGCAGGAACACCATCTTCACTGTGGGCCAGCGGGGGGCGATCCTGAGCCCCGGAGAGCTGGAGGGGCCCATCCTGGTGCCTCACACGGCCCAGAGGGGAGACAGcagg TATCCCTACGAGACGCTGTTCCGCAGTCAGCACTACGCGCTGCTGGACAACGGCTGCAGAGAGTTCCTCTTCCTGTCCGACTTCTTCATGGTCACAGGAAACTCCGCCCTCGACCTGTTCAACAGCATCATGGGAAAAACCCTCAGCAGCTTCCTG AAGAGCATGTCCACCTACGTGTCCGACTGCTACGACAGCATCGCCGTCTTCCTGTGCATCCACATCATCCTGAGGTTCAGAGCCATCACCGCCAAGAGGAGCATCCCCGCCCTCGACAA gTACTGGGAGGCcgtgctggagctgctgtggcCGCGGTTCGAGCTGATTCTGGAGATGAACATTCACAGCATCAGAAACACAGACCCTCAGAAACTGGGAGTGTTGGACACCAGACCACACTac ATCACTCGTCGTTACGCAGAGTTCTCGTCAGCGATCGTCAGTATCAACCAGACGTTTCCCAACGAGcgaacacacactctgctgggaCAGctgcag gtggaggtggagaactTTGTGCTGAAGATGGCGGCAGAGTTTCCCTCCAGAAGAGACcagctcatcttcctcatcaacAACTACGACATGATGCTGGGCGTCCTCATG GAGAGGGCGGCAGACGACAGTAAAGAGGTGGAAGGTTTCCAGCAGCTGCTTCTGGCCAGAACTCAG GAGTTCATCGAGGAGATCTTGTCCCCCCCCTTCGGAGGGATGATCTCCTTCGTGAAGGAGGCCGAGGGGCTGATGGAGAAAGGGCAGCTCGACCGCCTGAAGAACGAGGAAG ctcggATCACTCAGCTCGTCCGGGGGTTCTCCAGCTCGTGGAAACAGTCGGTGGAGTCGATGAGTCAAGACGTCATGAGGTCGTTCACCAACTTCAAAAACGGAACCAGCATCATACAG GGCGCTCTGACGCAGCTGATCCAGTACTACCACGGCTTCCACAAGGTCCTGAACCAGTCCACGTTCCGCAGCCTGGCCGCGCGCTCGGAGCTCATCAACCTGCACCACCTCATGGTCGAGGTGAAGAAGCACAAACCCAACTTCTAA
- the vps52 gene encoding vacuolar protein sorting-associated protein 52 homolog isoform X2, which yields MSPGSILCPAPHVKLCEDSSSLRDLDSFCFWKVLSLGVDLRQYSKQVEAELQRIEQASIKDYIKESQNIALLHNQITACDSILERMEGMLSGFQSDLSSISSEIQTLQQQSVSMNVRLKNRQAVRSHLSQLVDELVVPGAMISTILESPVTEQEFLEQLHELNNKINFAKELSFRETLACSDIQDIVDRLKLKAVSKIREFILQKIYSFRKPMTNYQIPQNTLLKYRFFYQFLLANERTVAKEIRDEYVDTMSKIYFSYFKSYSGRLLKVQYEEVADKDDLMGVEDTAKKGFFSKPSLKSRNTIFTVGQRGAILSPGELEGPILVPHTAQRGDSRYPYETLFRSQHYALLDNGCREFLFLSDFFMVTGNSALDLFNSIMGKTLSSFLKSMSTYVSDCYDSIAVFLCIHIILRFRAITAKRSIPALDKYWEAVLELLWPRFELILEMNIHSIRNTDPQKLGVLDTRPHYITRRYAEFSSAIVSINQTFPNERTHTLLGQLQVEVENFVLKMAAEFPSRRDQLIFLINNYDMMLGVLMERAADDSKEVEGFQQLLLARTQEFIEEILSPPFGGMISFVKEAEGLMEKGQLDRLKNEEARITQLVRGFSSSWKQSVESMSQDVMRSFTNFKNGTSIIQGALTQLIQYYHGFHKVLNQSTFRSLAARSELINLHHLMVEVKKHKPNF from the exons ATGTCTCCAGGTTCCATCCTGTGTCCAGCTCctcatgtcaaactgtgtgaaGACTCGTCCTCTCTCAGGGACCTGGACTCCTTCTGCTTCTGGAAGGTTCTTAGTCTG GGCGTCGACCTGCGGCAGTACTCCAAACAGGTGGAGGCGGAGCTACAGAGGATCGAGCAGGCGTCCATCAAAGACT ACATCAAGGAGAGTCAGAACATCGCTCTGCTGCACAACCAGATCACCGCCTGCGACTCCATACTGGAG CGCATGGAGGGCATGCTGAGCGGCTTCCAGAGCGACCTGTCGTCCATCAGCAGTGAGATCCAGACGCTGCAGCAGCAGTCCGTCAGCATGAACGTGCGTCTGAAGAACCGGCAGGCGGTGCGCAGCCACCTCAGCCAGCTGGTGGACGAGCTGGTGGTGCCGGGGGCCATGATCTC CACCATCCTGGAGAGCCCGGTGACGGAGCAGGAGTTCCTGGAGCAGCTTCACGAGCTCAACAACAAGATCAACTTTGCCAAAGAGCTGAGCTTCAGGGAGACGCTGGCCTGCTCCGACATCCAGGACATCGTGGACCGCCTGAAGCTCAAG GCCGTGTCCAAGATCCGAGAGTTCATCCTTCAGAAGATCTACTCCTTCAGGAAGCCGATGACCAACTACCAGATACCACAGAACACGCTGCTGAAGTACAG GTTTTTCTATCAATTCCTTTTGGCCAATGAGAGGACGGTGGCCAAGGAGATCCGAGACGAGTACGTGGACACGATGAGTAAAATCTACTTCAGCTACTTCAAGTCGTACAGCGGCAGGTTGCTCAAAGTGCAG TACGAGGAGGTGGCCGACAAAGACGACCTGATGGGGGTGGAAGACACGGCCAAGAAAG gcttcTTCTCCAAACCGTCTCTGAAGAGCAGGAACACCATCTTCACTGTGGGCCAGCGGGGGGCGATCCTGAGCCCCGGAGAGCTGGAGGGGCCCATCCTGGTGCCTCACACGGCCCAGAGGGGAGACAGcagg TATCCCTACGAGACGCTGTTCCGCAGTCAGCACTACGCGCTGCTGGACAACGGCTGCAGAGAGTTCCTCTTCCTGTCCGACTTCTTCATGGTCACAGGAAACTCCGCCCTCGACCTGTTCAACAGCATCATGGGAAAAACCCTCAGCAGCTTCCTG AAGAGCATGTCCACCTACGTGTCCGACTGCTACGACAGCATCGCCGTCTTCCTGTGCATCCACATCATCCTGAGGTTCAGAGCCATCACCGCCAAGAGGAGCATCCCCGCCCTCGACAA gTACTGGGAGGCcgtgctggagctgctgtggcCGCGGTTCGAGCTGATTCTGGAGATGAACATTCACAGCATCAGAAACACAGACCCTCAGAAACTGGGAGTGTTGGACACCAGACCACACTac ATCACTCGTCGTTACGCAGAGTTCTCGTCAGCGATCGTCAGTATCAACCAGACGTTTCCCAACGAGcgaacacacactctgctgggaCAGctgcag gtggaggtggagaactTTGTGCTGAAGATGGCGGCAGAGTTTCCCTCCAGAAGAGACcagctcatcttcctcatcaacAACTACGACATGATGCTGGGCGTCCTCATG GAGAGGGCGGCAGACGACAGTAAAGAGGTGGAAGGTTTCCAGCAGCTGCTTCTGGCCAGAACTCAG GAGTTCATCGAGGAGATCTTGTCCCCCCCCTTCGGAGGGATGATCTCCTTCGTGAAGGAGGCCGAGGGGCTGATGGAGAAAGGGCAGCTCGACCGCCTGAAGAACGAGGAAG ctcggATCACTCAGCTCGTCCGGGGGTTCTCCAGCTCGTGGAAACAGTCGGTGGAGTCGATGAGTCAAGACGTCATGAGGTCGTTCACCAACTTCAAAAACGGAACCAGCATCATACAG GGCGCTCTGACGCAGCTGATCCAGTACTACCACGGCTTCCACAAGGTCCTGAACCAGTCCACGTTCCGCAGCCTGGCCGCGCGCTCGGAGCTCATCAACCTGCACCACCTCATGGTCGAGGTGAAGAAGCACAAACCCAACTTCTAA
- the rps18 gene encoding 40S ribosomal protein S18, whose product MSLVIPEKFQHILRVLNTNIDGRRKIAFAITAIKGVGRRYAHVVLRKADIDLSKRAGELSEEEVERVVTIMQNPRQYKIPDWFLNRQKDVKDGKYSQVLANGLDNKLREDLERLKKIRAHRGLRHFWGLRVRGQHTKTTGRRGRTVGVSKKK is encoded by the exons ATG TCTTTGGTCATCCCCGAGAAGTTCCAGCACATCCTCCGTGTGCTCAACACGAACATCGATGGACGGAGGAAGATCGCCTTCGCCATCACTGCCATCAAG ggTGTTGGCAGACGTTACGCCCATGTGGTCCTGAGGAAGGCCGACATCGACCTGAGCAAGAGGGCGGGAGAACtctctgaggaggag GTGGAGCGGGTGGTGACCATCATGCAGAATCCTCGCCAGTACAAAATCCCAGATTGGTTCCTCAACAGGCAGAAGGACGTGAAGGACGGAAAATACAGTCAG GTCCTCGCCAACGGTCTGGACAACAAGCTGAGAGAAGATCTGGAGAGGCTGAAGAAGATCCGGGCTCACCGCGGGCTGAGGCACTTCTGGGG TCTGCGTGTGCGTGGTCAGCACACCAAGACCACCGGCCGTCGTGGTCGCACTGTCGGTGTGTCCAAGAAGAAGTAG